A genome region from Meleagris gallopavo isolate NT-WF06-2002-E0010 breed Aviagen turkey brand Nicholas breeding stock chromosome 7, Turkey_5.1, whole genome shotgun sequence includes the following:
- the LOC104911837 gene encoding von Willebrand factor D and EGF domain-containing protein-like — protein sequence MINNTPAEMPTRCIEMNKCGTQAPVWLSLRSESLPAPGESKHLMACATWQIFGGTKDCCLFRIPITVRNCIKFFVYLLQPTQGCMGYCAEEKLPSLTLQPVITSELVRGRAHLKCAYSSPSWGLSYTVLWSRLVTPGKQEQIHQDTTLQTCSYLEISSRHLQLGDTVMQQRVVRHSAGSNPI from the exons ATGAACAAGTGTGGGACACAAGCTCCGGTGTGGCTGTCGCTGAGGTCTGAATCCCTGCCtgctccaggtgaaagcaagcACCTGATGGCCTGTGCTACCTGGCAGATCTTTGGAGGCACCAAGGACTGCTGCTTGTTCCGGATACCCATCACTGTCAGGAACTGCATCAAGTTCTTTGTTTATCTCTTGCAGCCGACTCAAGGATGCATGGGCTACTGTGCAGAAG AAAAACTTCCAAGCCTGACTTTACAGCCAGTGATAACTTCTGAGCTCGTGAGAGGTCGTGCCCACCTGAAATGCGCCTATAGCTCACCCAGCTGGGGGCTGAGCTACACGGTGCTCTGGTCACGTCTGGTCACCCCGGGCAAACAGGAGCAGATCCATCAGGACACCACCCTGCAGACGTGTTCCTACCTGGAGATAAGCAGCAGACATCTCCAGCTGGGAGACACAGTAATGCAGCAACGCGTGGTCCGGCACTCTGCGGGGTCAAATCCCATCTGA